In Osmerus mordax isolate fOsmMor3 chromosome 23, fOsmMor3.pri, whole genome shotgun sequence, one DNA window encodes the following:
- the anapc10 gene encoding anaphase-promoting complex subunit 10 has product MATPSKTPPGADPKQLERTGTVREIGSQAVWSLSSCKPGFGVDQLRDDNLETYWQSDGSQPHLVNIQFRRKTTVKMLCVYADYKSDESYTPSKISVRVGNNFHNLQEIRQLEMVEPGGWIHVPLLDPLNSPIRTFMIQIAVLANHQNGRDTHMRQIKVYTPVEESSIGRFPRCTTVDFMMFRTIR; this is encoded by the exons ATGGCTACCCCGAGCAAGACCCCCCCTGGGGCCGACCCCAAGCAGCTGGAACGGACGGGCACAGTCCGCGAGATCGGGTCCCAGGCTGTGTGGTCACTGTCCTCCTGTAAACCAG ggttcGGGGTGGACCAGCTGAGAGACGACAACCTGGAGACGTACTGGCAGTCTGACGGCTCTCAGCCGCACCTGGTCAACATccagttcag GAGGAAGACCACGGTGAAGATGCTGTGTGTCTATGCTGACTACAAGTCTGATGAGAGCTACACTCCCAGCAAGATCTCCGTCAGAGTGGGGAACAACTTCCACAACCTGCAGGAGATCaga cagcTGGAGATGGTGGAACCTGGAGGCTGGATCCACGTTcccctcctggaccccctgAACAGCCCCATCAGAACCTTCATGATCCAGATTGCCGTGCTGGCAAACCACCAGAACGGCCGGGACACCCACATGAGGCAGATCAAGGTGTACACCCCCGTGGAGGAGAGCTCCATAGGGAGGTTCCCACGATGCACCACGGTGGACTTTATGATGTTCCGCACCATCAGATGA